From Nicotiana tabacum cultivar K326 chromosome 22, ASM71507v2, whole genome shotgun sequence, one genomic window encodes:
- the LOC107802392 gene encoding phosphoserine phosphatase, chloroplastic isoform X2 translates to MEGLMSFRANSVRAVSRQQSSVLVPTFSSKITSTRVSVHPIGMVRNSRLFNSFVASVQPVVASAVTPFDNTLPSKEVLDVWQNANAVCFDVDSTVCIDEGIDEFAEFCGAGKAVAEWTARAMNGSVPFEDALAARLSLINPSLSQLQDFLKRPPRLSPGIDLLVKKLKDEKKDVYLVSGGFRQMINPVASILGVPIENIFANQMLFGSDGECAGFDKNEPTSRSGGKPTAVQQIKKAHGYKSVVMIGDGATDLEVPEPLP, encoded by the exons ATGGAGGGGCTGATGAGTTTTCGAGCGAACTCTGTTCGTGCTGTCTCTAGACAGCAAAGCTCGGTACTAGTTCCTACATTCTCTTCAAAAATTACTAGTACAAGAGTTTCTGTTCATCCAATTGGAATGGTGAGAAATTCCAGATTGTTTAATTCATTTGTTGCTTCAGTTCAGCCCGTTGTAGCCTCTGCTGTTACGCCTTTTGACAACACATTACCATCTAAAG AGGTTCTTGATGTTTGGCAAAATGCGAATGCTGTATGCTTTGATGTGGATAGCACTGTGTGCATAGACGAGGGCATAGATGAATTTGCAGAGTTTTGTGGGGCTGGAAAGGCTGTAGCAGAATGGACTGCTAG GGCAATGAATGGCTCTGTTCCTTTCGAAGATGCATTGGCAGCTCGTCTGTCGCTTATCAACCCTTCATTGTCCCAACTCCAGGATTTTCTTAAGAGACCTCCACG ACTTTCTCCTGGCATTGATCTATTGGTCAAGAAACTGAAGGATGAAAAGAAAGACGTTTATCTGGTCTCAGGCGGGTTTCGTCAAATGATCAAT CCTGTCGCATCAATTCTTGGTGTAccgattgaaaatatttttgccAATCAAATGCTCTTTGGGAGTGATGGAGAATGTGCTGGGTTTGACAAAAATGAGCCAACTTCAAGGAGTGGTGGGAAACCTACTGCTGTTCAACAAATAAAAAAG GCTCATGGGTACAAATCAGTAGTGATGATTGGTGATGGTGCTACTgatcttgag gtacctgagcctctcccatga